Proteins encoded together in one Flavobacteriales bacterium window:
- the gatB gene encoding Asp-tRNA(Asn)/Glu-tRNA(Gln) amidotransferase subunit GatB, with protein MDRKDAFTGAPHWSERYELVVGLEVHAQLLTASKAYSSDANAYGDHPNTNVSVVTLGHPGTLPVLNRAVVDHAIRMGLATGCTIAERMHFARKNYFYPDLPKGYQITQDTTPICTLGHVMIPVEGGEKRIGITRIHMEEDAGKSIHDVDPFNTLVDLNRAGVPLVEIVSEPDIRSAQEAYDYLVEIRRLVRYLDICDGNMEEGSLRCDANISVRPKGSDRFGTRCEVKNLNSFRHVMKAIEHEAQRQSEVLDADGTIHMETRTFDAAKGITAGLRSKELAHDYRYFPEPDLAPLRVTQEHRDRVRGSMPPLPRELRARYTGALGLSVYDAGVLTDDKATALYFEGVLATCPNTKAAANWMMGDVRAWCNAQGRSMEEFPLPPARIAELIALIDGGHVSHSTASQRLFPLMLERPDEDPRRLAEANDLLQQRDDNAMEAAMREAMDRYPDKVEAYRKGNKGLLGLFMGEVMKATKGKADPRLANTVVRALLDREPTT; from the coding sequence ATGGACCGCAAGGACGCTTTCACCGGTGCCCCGCACTGGAGCGAACGCTACGAGCTCGTGGTGGGCCTGGAGGTGCACGCCCAGCTGCTCACGGCGAGCAAGGCGTACAGCAGCGATGCCAATGCCTACGGCGACCATCCCAATACCAACGTGAGCGTGGTGACCCTGGGGCATCCGGGCACCCTGCCGGTGCTCAACCGCGCCGTGGTGGACCATGCCATCCGCATGGGGCTCGCCACCGGATGCACCATCGCGGAGCGCATGCACTTCGCCCGCAAGAACTACTTCTACCCCGACCTGCCCAAGGGCTACCAGATCACCCAGGACACCACGCCGATCTGCACCCTGGGCCATGTGATGATCCCGGTGGAAGGCGGCGAGAAACGCATCGGCATCACCCGGATCCACATGGAGGAGGACGCCGGCAAGAGCATCCACGACGTGGACCCGTTCAACACCCTGGTGGACCTGAACCGCGCGGGGGTGCCTCTGGTGGAGATCGTGAGCGAACCCGACATCCGCAGCGCGCAGGAGGCCTACGACTACCTGGTGGAGATCCGCCGGTTGGTGCGCTACCTGGACATCTGCGACGGCAACATGGAGGAGGGCAGCCTGCGGTGCGACGCCAACATCAGCGTGCGGCCCAAGGGCAGCGACCGTTTCGGCACGCGCTGCGAAGTGAAGAACCTCAACAGCTTCCGCCATGTGATGAAGGCCATCGAGCACGAGGCCCAGCGGCAGAGCGAGGTGCTGGACGCCGACGGCACCATCCACATGGAGACGCGCACCTTCGACGCGGCCAAGGGCATCACCGCCGGATTGCGCAGCAAGGAGCTCGCCCACGACTACCGCTACTTCCCCGAGCCCGACCTGGCCCCGCTGCGGGTGACCCAGGAACACCGCGACCGGGTGCGCGGGTCCATGCCTCCGCTACCCCGCGAGCTGCGGGCCCGCTACACCGGAGCGCTCGGGCTCAGCGTCTACGATGCCGGTGTGCTCACGGACGACAAGGCCACCGCGCTCTACTTCGAGGGTGTGCTGGCCACCTGCCCCAACACCAAGGCCGCGGCCAACTGGATGATGGGCGATGTGCGCGCCTGGTGCAACGCCCAAGGCCGCAGCATGGAGGAGTTCCCCCTGCCGCCCGCCCGCATCGCCGAGCTCATCGCCCTGATCGACGGCGGCCACGTGAGCCACAGCACGGCCTCCCAGCGCCTCTTCCCCCTGATGCTCGAACGGCCGGACGAAGACCCGCGCCGGCTGGCGGAAGCGAACGACCTGCTGCAACAGCGCGACGACAACGCCATGGAGGCCGCCATGCGCGAGGCCATGGACCGCTACCCGGATAAAGTGGAGGCCTACCGCAAAGGCAACAAGGGCCT
- a CDS encoding choice-of-anchor B family protein produces MLNALKAHGRQLTASGLFLVLLPLVRAQDSLNVTQVYRWYDAGIPGTTAYDNAYNAVWGYARDGREYAIIGSTMGTHIIDVTPGDIQGLLHFIPGNDDGPAIIHREYKTYRDRLYAVTDEGQGTLQIIDLRDLPGAAPVLYNDNDLFSRAHTLWIDTANARLYTHYGNTDFAIWSLADPDAPTLLLKPEFSVPWWNSVGGVHDAYTVDNICYTNDVDGMHIIDFTDVGNPQLLGSLNSTEYPQPGYNHSGWLHDNGWLYVMADETHGTDLKLFDVSDPTDIQFIDTIGPDRGPGSITHNPCFQGDLLHVAWYEDGYWLWNVSDPQNTQLLGWYDMHPEPYSFSYKGAWGVYPYLPSGQVLISEMQHGLFVLDISQAVGMAGERAAPGSGLIAFPNPSTESVVLRVPAALPGPWTVTCTDATGRAVEVHAERTSAHEVWVNTRNFAPGSYVVDLGNGTERHTTTLMIAHE; encoded by the coding sequence ATGCTGAACGCGCTAAAGGCCCATGGCCGCCAGCTAACAGCCAGCGGCCTCTTCCTGGTGCTCCTGCCGCTCGTGCGCGCCCAGGACAGCCTGAACGTGACCCAGGTCTATCGGTGGTACGATGCCGGTATTCCCGGGACCACCGCCTACGACAACGCGTACAACGCCGTTTGGGGTTACGCACGCGACGGAAGAGAGTACGCGATCATCGGCAGCACGATGGGCACGCACATCATCGATGTGACGCCTGGCGATATCCAAGGCCTGTTGCACTTCATCCCCGGCAACGATGATGGCCCCGCCATCATCCACCGCGAGTACAAGACCTACCGCGACCGGTTGTACGCCGTGACCGACGAAGGCCAGGGTACCCTCCAGATCATCGACCTACGTGACCTGCCAGGAGCCGCGCCGGTCCTATACAATGACAACGACCTTTTTTCCAGGGCGCACACGCTCTGGATCGACACCGCCAACGCGCGGCTCTACACGCACTATGGCAATACGGACTTCGCCATCTGGTCCCTGGCCGACCCCGACGCCCCGACCCTGTTGCTCAAACCGGAGTTCTCCGTGCCTTGGTGGAACAGTGTGGGCGGCGTGCATGACGCGTATACCGTGGACAACATCTGCTACACCAACGACGTGGACGGGATGCACATCATCGACTTCACGGATGTAGGCAACCCGCAGCTGCTCGGATCGCTGAACTCCACGGAATACCCGCAACCCGGCTACAACCACAGCGGTTGGTTGCACGACAACGGATGGCTGTACGTGATGGCGGATGAAACGCATGGCACGGACCTGAAGCTCTTCGACGTGAGCGACCCTACGGACATCCAGTTCATCGACACCATCGGACCGGACCGAGGCCCAGGAAGCATCACCCACAACCCGTGTTTCCAAGGCGACCTACTGCACGTGGCCTGGTATGAGGATGGCTACTGGCTTTGGAACGTGTCCGATCCACAGAACACCCAATTACTGGGTTGGTATGACATGCACCCGGAGCCCTACAGTTTCAGCTACAAAGGGGCCTGGGGCGTGTATCCCTACCTGCCGAGCGGTCAGGTGTTGATCAGCGAGATGCAGCATGGGCTGTTCGTACTGGATATCTCCCAGGCTGTCGGCATGGCCGGCGAACGTGCTGCGCCCGGATCCGGATTGATCGCCTTTCCGAACCCATCCACGGAGTCGGTGGTGCTGCGCGTGCCCGCAGCCCTGCCCGGTCCCTGGACCGTCACCTGTACCGATGCGACCGGTCGGGCGGTAGAGGTGCATGCCGAGCGCACCTCCGCGCACGAAGTGTGGGTCAACACGCGGAACTTCGCCCCCGGATCGTATGTGGTGGACTTGGGGAACGGGACGGAGCGCCACACGACCACCTTGATGATCGCACACGAATGA
- a CDS encoding purine-nucleoside phosphorylase, translated as MLDRIQRIADHLKKATGGFVPETGIILGTGLSGLGREIQVAHSIPYGEIPEFPVSTVQGHPGRLLFGTLGGRPVVAMQGRFHFYEGWSMAEVVLPVRVFKLLGVRRLFVSNACGGVNPDFEVGDLMVLNDHICLFPNPLIGPNLDALGTRFPDMSEPYDHGLIAQARAIAEAHGIALREGCYVGLTGPTLETPAEYHYVRVIGGDAVGMSTVPEVIAARHMGLPCFAMSVITDMGVKGRIEKTTHEMVQRVAEKAEPSLTLIMRELVASC; from the coding sequence ATGTTGGACCGCATCCAGCGCATCGCTGACCATCTGAAGAAGGCCACCGGCGGCTTCGTGCCGGAGACCGGGATCATCCTGGGCACCGGCCTCAGCGGCCTGGGGCGCGAGATCCAGGTGGCGCACAGCATCCCGTACGGCGAGATCCCCGAGTTCCCGGTGAGCACGGTGCAGGGCCATCCCGGCCGCCTGCTCTTCGGCACCCTTGGCGGCCGACCCGTGGTGGCCATGCAGGGCCGCTTCCACTTCTACGAAGGCTGGAGCATGGCCGAGGTGGTGCTGCCGGTGCGGGTGTTCAAACTGCTCGGCGTCCGTCGGCTCTTCGTCAGCAACGCCTGCGGCGGGGTGAACCCCGACTTCGAAGTGGGCGACCTGATGGTGCTGAACGACCACATCTGCCTGTTCCCCAATCCCCTCATCGGGCCCAACCTGGATGCGCTAGGCACGCGCTTCCCGGACATGAGCGAACCGTACGACCACGGCCTGATCGCCCAGGCCAGGGCCATCGCCGAAGCGCACGGCATCGCGCTGCGGGAGGGCTGTTACGTGGGCCTCACCGGCCCCACGCTGGAGACCCCGGCCGAGTACCACTACGTGCGGGTGATCGGGGGCGATGCGGTGGGCATGAGCACCGTGCCGGAGGTGATCGCCGCCCGCCATATGGGCCTGCCCTGCTTCGCCATGAGCGTGATCACCGACATGGGCGTGAAGGGCCGCATCGAGAAGACCACCCACGAAATGGTGCAGCGTGTGGCGGAGAAGGCCGAGCCAAGCCTCACCTTGATCATGCGGGAACTCGTGGCATCATGCTGA
- the lpxK gene encoding tetraacyldisaccharide 4'-kinase, with protein MRTAHRTGNGMRSILAPLSWPTAAVLRLRHALYDSGLLRSTRPAVPTIAIGNLALGGTGKTPMLELVLRTLHDRRPLATLSRGYGRSGTDIHEVAVGDTAERSGDEPLQVKRKFPDVRVFVGADRVAAIAHIEQAVPAVKGVVLDDALQHRRLNAGLNILLTTAHRPYCDDALVPAGTLRDLRCRARAAQLVVVTKCAEPPSAEEQARWRERLHLRSDQELFFAGITYEPPRSLDGQPLDRAPGQRTGALVVTGIAHPEPFVEHVRTLFGPVEHKGFPDHHAFTPGDLALLARRFDTFAPAPNLLITTEKDAARLRPLIPGGPLQELPVATIGMRTVILNEPERFAELLRRHVGPHPAHR; from the coding sequence ATGCGAACCGCCCACCGCACCGGGAACGGCATGCGATCCATCCTCGCCCCCCTCTCCTGGCCCACCGCCGCCGTGCTCCGGCTGCGCCATGCGCTCTATGATTCCGGCCTGCTGCGGAGCACACGCCCCGCCGTGCCCACCATCGCCATCGGCAACCTCGCCCTGGGGGGGACGGGCAAGACGCCCATGCTGGAACTGGTGCTGCGCACGCTGCACGATCGGCGGCCGCTGGCCACCCTGAGCCGGGGCTATGGCCGGTCGGGGACGGACATCCACGAGGTGGCGGTCGGCGACACCGCGGAACGCAGCGGCGACGAGCCCCTCCAGGTGAAGCGGAAGTTCCCCGACGTCCGGGTGTTCGTGGGCGCGGACCGGGTGGCGGCCATCGCGCACATCGAACAGGCGGTACCCGCCGTCAAGGGCGTGGTGCTGGACGACGCCCTACAGCACCGCCGCCTGAACGCGGGGCTCAACATCCTGCTCACCACCGCCCATCGACCCTATTGCGACGATGCGCTGGTGCCGGCAGGGACCCTGCGCGACCTGCGGTGCAGGGCGCGGGCCGCACAGCTCGTGGTGGTGACCAAATGCGCGGAACCGCCTTCGGCGGAGGAACAGGCCCGTTGGCGCGAGCGCCTCCACCTGCGGTCGGACCAGGAGCTGTTCTTCGCAGGCATCACCTACGAGCCGCCGCGGTCGTTGGACGGGCAGCCTTTGGACCGCGCCCCCGGGCAGCGGACCGGGGCGTTGGTGGTCACCGGCATCGCCCACCCGGAGCCCTTCGTGGAGCATGTGCGGACCTTGTTCGGGCCGGTGGAGCACAAGGGGTTCCCCGACCACCACGCGTTCACCCCCGGCGACCTGGCCCTGCTGGCACGTCGATTCGATACCTTCGCGCCCGCTCCGAACCTGCTGATCACCACGGAAAAGGACGCCGCCCGGCTGAGGCCGCTGATCCCCGGCGGACCCCTTCAAGAACTTCCCGTGGCCACGATCGGCATGCGGACCGTGATCCTGAACGAACCCGAACGCTTCGCCGAGCTGCTCCGCCGCCATGTTGGACCGCATCCAGCGCATCGCTGA
- a CDS encoding T9SS type A sorting domain-containing protein has protein sequence MLNRNIKHRTKFAKLGLAALVQCFLGSWQAGFGQGWNDLWLGGFDSDGPPPFGGVDLEFITGSLVISTVSRDIGFRRTSANITDANGDLLFSTNGAFVANAFGDTMLNGTGLSPGWYADQYTEGFAIPQGVLVLPKPEAPDIYYLFHNSVDVWAGPHAQSLYLTTIDMSLDGGLGGVTSKNQVIFSDDLNVGRLTAVRHANGRDWWVFCHKLDTNIYYRLLVTPSGITIDGTQAIGAIREADAGQVCFSPDGSKFAYYWGDEPGDDLDILSFDRCTGHFFDVINVQISDYDGGGGVAFSPNGRYVYVSSVFDVYQFDTEAADVAASMVHIAEWDSTYSPFPPLATLFDIAQLAPDGKIYISTGNSTDKLHVIHSPDSAGLACNIEQHGIALPRYFSNSLPNHPNYHLGPIDGSVCDSLGINAGMLEEALRLGVQAYPNPSAGNFTLSYPAQSTVGELEVRDLSGRLLLRERIPQWSQLHSVELHEAAGMYQCRIVWGTQRAAVRVILEP, from the coding sequence ATGCTTAACCGCAACATCAAGCACCGCACGAAGTTCGCGAAGCTCGGTCTTGCCGCGCTTGTACAGTGTTTCCTTGGCAGTTGGCAAGCGGGTTTTGGCCAGGGATGGAACGATTTGTGGTTGGGTGGATTCGACAGTGATGGCCCACCTCCATTCGGCGGAGTGGATCTTGAGTTCATTACAGGTAGCTTGGTGATATCCACGGTATCGCGCGATATCGGCTTCCGCAGGACCTCCGCCAATATCACGGATGCGAACGGCGACCTGCTCTTTAGCACTAATGGTGCATTCGTAGCCAATGCGTTTGGGGACACCATGCTCAACGGGACAGGACTGAGCCCTGGTTGGTACGCGGATCAGTACACAGAGGGATTCGCGATACCACAGGGCGTGCTGGTTCTTCCAAAACCTGAAGCACCGGATATCTACTATCTCTTCCACAATTCCGTTGATGTTTGGGCAGGGCCACATGCTCAATCGCTTTACCTGACGACCATCGACATGAGCCTTGACGGTGGGTTGGGAGGAGTGACAAGCAAGAACCAAGTGATCTTTTCCGACGACCTGAACGTGGGCCGGCTCACCGCCGTGCGCCATGCCAATGGCCGCGATTGGTGGGTCTTCTGCCACAAGCTGGATACCAACATCTACTACAGGCTTTTGGTCACCCCCTCCGGAATCACGATCGATGGCACACAGGCGATCGGGGCTATCCGCGAGGCGGATGCCGGTCAGGTGTGCTTCTCACCCGACGGCAGCAAGTTCGCCTACTACTGGGGCGATGAGCCCGGCGATGACCTGGATATCCTGAGCTTCGATCGTTGCACCGGGCACTTCTTCGACGTGATCAACGTTCAGATCAGCGATTACGATGGTGGTGGAGGTGTGGCATTCTCCCCCAACGGCCGTTACGTCTACGTGTCCTCGGTATTCGATGTCTACCAGTTCGATACGGAGGCTGCTGATGTGGCCGCATCCATGGTACATATCGCTGAATGGGATAGTACGTATTCGCCATTCCCGCCTTTGGCAACGCTCTTCGACATCGCCCAACTCGCGCCCGATGGCAAGATCTACATCAGCACGGGCAACAGCACCGACAAACTGCATGTGATCCACTCACCCGATTCGGCTGGGCTGGCATGTAACATCGAGCAGCATGGGATCGCGTTACCGAGGTACTTCAGCAACTCATTGCCCAACCACCCCAACTACCATCTAGGCCCGATCGATGGCAGTGTGTGCGATAGCTTGGGGATCAATGCGGGCATGCTCGAGGAGGCACTGCGGCTTGGTGTGCAGGCGTATCCGAACCCCAGCGCAGGGAACTTCACCCTCAGCTATCCCGCGCAAAGCACAGTGGGCGAGTTAGAAGTGCGCGACCTGTCGGGTCGCCTTCTACTGCGTGAGCGCATTCCGCAGTGGAGCCAGTTACACAGTGTGGAGTTGCACGAGGCAGCGGGCATGTACCAATGCCGCATCGTCTGGGGGACACAGCGGGCCGCAGTCCGGGTTATACTAGAACCATGA
- a CDS encoding T9SS type A sorting domain-containing protein produces MRIARAITSIRSAWLCVLSVFIQHAYAQQGLNNLWLGGFDSDGPPPFGGVDLDFESGSIVISTMSRAIGYRRTSANITDASGNLLFSTNGAYLANATGDTLLNGTGLNPSSYTSMFPEGLYLSQACLILPKPEASDIYYLFHGTLDNIPGPNALYLYLTTIDMSLDGGLGGVTTKNQVLVSDALNTGRITAVRHANGRDWWVFCHKVNTNSFYRLLVTPNGVVVDGTQSIGIIRPPDNGQACFSPDGSKFAYYWGQFNQDLEIFDFDRCTGLFSNSVHILINDENSMGGVAFSPNSRFLYVPSLEDVYQYDTEATDIAASMVHIAEWDSTYSPFPPLAALFDIAQQGPDGKIYIGTGNSTDVLHVIHEPDQPGLACDIEQHGIALPRYFENSLPNHPNYHLGPIDGSVCDSLGINAGLTPGPSPAERGGIQVYPNPNNGAFTMSYAAQPVAGALEVRDLSGRLVLKERLPQWSQVHRVDLAGEASGMYHCTLRWGMRSASTRIIVQAP; encoded by the coding sequence ATGCGGATCGCCAGAGCAATCACTTCAATACGTTCAGCCTGGCTGTGCGTGCTTTCTGTCTTCATCCAGCATGCTTACGCGCAACAAGGTTTGAACAATTTGTGGCTGGGTGGATTCGATAGCGACGGCCCCCCACCTTTTGGTGGAGTCGATCTGGATTTTGAAAGCGGGAGCATCGTCATTTCGACCATGTCACGAGCCATTGGCTACCGCAGGACCTCGGCGAACATCACTGATGCCAGTGGAAATCTACTCTTCAGTACCAATGGGGCATACCTCGCGAATGCTACAGGCGATACCCTATTGAACGGCACTGGGCTCAATCCGAGCAGCTACACGTCCATGTTCCCAGAGGGTTTATACCTCTCGCAGGCCTGCCTGATCCTGCCAAAGCCAGAGGCGTCGGATATCTATTATCTCTTCCATGGCACCCTTGACAACATACCTGGACCCAATGCGCTCTATCTCTATCTGACCACCATCGATATGAGCTTGGACGGTGGGTTGGGAGGGGTCACGACCAAGAACCAGGTATTGGTCTCCGATGCGTTGAACACAGGAAGGATCACGGCCGTTCGCCATGCCAATGGGCGCGATTGGTGGGTATTCTGTCATAAAGTGAACACGAACAGCTTCTACAGGTTGCTGGTTACGCCGAACGGCGTGGTGGTTGATGGTACACAATCGATCGGTATCATTCGGCCACCAGACAATGGCCAGGCTTGTTTCTCCCCGGATGGCAGCAAGTTCGCCTACTACTGGGGGCAGTTCAACCAAGATCTGGAGATCTTCGACTTCGATCGTTGCACAGGTCTGTTCTCGAACTCGGTGCATATCCTCATCAACGATGAGAACAGCATGGGTGGCGTTGCCTTCTCGCCCAACAGCCGCTTCCTCTATGTTCCATCCTTGGAAGACGTGTATCAGTACGACACAGAGGCTACCGACATCGCCGCTTCCATGGTCCATATCGCCGAGTGGGACAGTACGTATTCTCCCTTTCCGCCTCTAGCTGCGCTGTTCGACATTGCCCAACAGGGACCGGATGGCAAGATCTACATCGGTACTGGCAATAGCACGGATGTGCTGCATGTGATCCACGAGCCCGACCAGCCGGGCTTGGCCTGCGACATCGAGCAGCATGGCATCGCACTTCCACGGTATTTCGAGAACTCCCTGCCCAACCACCCCAACTACCACCTGGGCCCGATCGATGGCAGTGTGTGCGATAGCTTGGGGATCAATGCGGGCCTCACCCCCGGCCCCTCTCCCGCGGAGAGGGGGGGAATACAGGTCTACCCCAACCCGAACAACGGAGCGTTCACCATGAGCTATGCCGCGCAACCGGTGGCGGGTGCATTGGAGGTGCGCGACCTGAGCGGTCGCTTGGTGCTGAAGGAGCGCCTGCCGCAGTGGAGCCAGGTGCATCGGGTGGACCTCGCAGGCGAAGCTTCGGGCATGTACCATTGCACGCTTCGCTGGGGCATGCGGTCAGCGTCCACCCGCATCATCGTTCAAGCGCCATGA
- a CDS encoding Nif3-like dinuclear metal center hexameric protein, which produces MKIKQLTTALEAWAPRGLQEDYDNSGLHVGDPEAEVTGALVCLDCTEQVVEEAAAKGCGLIISHHPVIFRGLKSLVPRGPVERTVLAAIRRDIALYAIHTNLDNVIDGVNGEIADALGLMGRRVLQPRPAQLAKLAVFVPHAHAEAVRDALFRAGAGRIGAYDECSFNLEGQGTFRPGEGSQAFVGRKGERHQEPETRVEVVLSRTLEAAVVAAMKSAHPYEEVAYDLVPLANDHPGVGSGLVGHWERPVGEGDFLERIKQVFGQRVVRHGPLRGRPVQRVALCGGAGAFLIGHALAAGADAFITADLKYHDYFQADGRVLLADVGHYGSEQFTMRLIQRRLGEVFPTFAVRLTETVTDPIHYS; this is translated from the coding sequence ATGAAGATCAAGCAACTCACCACCGCACTGGAGGCCTGGGCCCCGCGTGGCCTGCAGGAGGACTACGACAACAGCGGACTGCACGTCGGGGACCCGGAGGCGGAGGTGACCGGCGCGCTGGTCTGCCTGGACTGCACGGAGCAGGTGGTGGAGGAGGCGGCGGCCAAGGGCTGCGGGCTGATCATCAGCCATCATCCGGTGATCTTCCGCGGGCTGAAGAGCTTGGTGCCGCGAGGGCCGGTGGAGCGCACGGTGCTGGCCGCCATCCGGCGGGACATCGCGCTGTACGCCATCCACACCAACCTGGACAACGTGATCGACGGGGTGAACGGGGAGATCGCCGATGCGCTCGGGCTGATGGGGCGGCGCGTGCTTCAGCCGCGGCCGGCCCAGCTGGCCAAGCTGGCGGTCTTCGTGCCGCATGCGCACGCCGAAGCCGTCCGTGACGCCCTGTTCCGGGCCGGGGCCGGCCGCATCGGGGCCTACGACGAGTGCAGCTTCAACCTCGAGGGGCAGGGCACCTTCAGGCCGGGGGAGGGCAGCCAGGCCTTCGTGGGCCGGAAGGGGGAGCGGCACCAGGAGCCCGAGACCCGGGTGGAGGTGGTGCTGTCGCGCACCCTGGAGGCCGCCGTGGTGGCCGCCATGAAGTCCGCGCACCCCTACGAGGAGGTGGCCTATGACCTGGTGCCGCTGGCCAACGACCACCCCGGTGTCGGCAGCGGGCTGGTGGGGCACTGGGAACGGCCCGTGGGCGAGGGTGACTTCCTGGAGCGGATCAAGCAGGTCTTCGGGCAGCGCGTGGTGCGCCATGGCCCGCTCAGGGGGCGGCCCGTGCAGCGGGTGGCGCTCTGCGGGGGGGCGGGGGCCTTCCTCATCGGGCATGCGCTGGCCGCCGGTGCCGATGCGTTCATCACCGCCGACCTCAAGTACCACGACTATTTCCAGGCGGACGGGCGGGTGCTGCTGGCCGATGTGGGGCACTACGGCAGCGAGCAGTTCACCATGCGGCTGATCCAGCGCAGGTTAGGGGAAGTTTTCCCTACCTTTGCGGTCCGTTTGACGGAAACCGTCACCGATCCCATCCACTATTCCTGA